The sequence below is a genomic window from Microbacterium abyssi.
AGGGAGACCGGATGCCGGATCGCCGCCTCCACGTGTGTGCGCAGGCGCTCGGGCTCGGGCTCGAGAGCATCCTGTGCGGAGGAGTACGCCACGACGATGAACCCGCGGTGTTCGCCGACCAGGGTGCGCTCGTCGAGATGCCGGCTGAGGGCACGCGCGGCAGCAGTCTGCTGATCCCCGGGAACGGCCAGGAGCAGCAGGGTGTCGAGCAACTGGAGATCGACGCCGAGACGGCGCGCCCGCCGCTCGACATCCGATCGCCGCTCTGGGACGTCGTCGAGGAGATCGGTGATCAGCTCGCTGCGCACCCTTTGATCGGCACCGGATGCCGCCTCCTGCTGGAGTTCGAGCAGGGCGCCCACCTGCGCTGCCCGCTCGACCGTGCGGAAGTCCACAGCTCCGAGTTCGAACTCCCCGTCGCCGAGCAGCATCGCCCCGAAGTGCCGCTTGCCGGCGCTGAGCGCGGCGACGGCGCGCACGCCCGAACCGGCGACGGCGACGCAGTGCCCTGAACGGCGGCTCTCGGCGATGGCGTCGTGGATCGCGGCATCCGGTTCCAGCATGCCGGGCGCCAGGGGGAGCCCTGCAGCGGCGATGATCTGATCGTGGTCGTCGAGGATCGCCACGGCGCGGCCGAGCGCCGAGGCGAGCGTCTCGGCGACCGGGCCGAATCCTCCGCCGGCGAGCACCGCCTGGACGAGCTCCTGGTGGACCGTGTTGGCACGGTCGCGCTCGACGAGGTGCGCTGTCAGGCTCTGCAGGTTCCGGCGGCTGGCATCCTCGGATTCCTGAAGGCTGCGCAGCGTCTGAGTCGTCTGCAGAATGACGGACGCGTGGTCTGCCAGTGCCGAGAGCAGCGAGACCTCCTCGGGAGAGAAGGACTTCTCCGCGCGATTGCCCACGAACAGCACGCCGAGCACGTCATCGCTGGTGAGCATCGGGACGCCGAGCATCGACACGAGTCCCTCTGCGGAGACGGCCTCGTCGACGCCGGAGTCGTGCCTCTCCTTCGTATACGACGAGTAGTCGGAGACCCACTGAGGTGACCGCGATTCGACCACCGCGCTCACGAGTCCCCGCCCGGGCGGAACGCGAAGTGAGGGCAGGGACGCGCTCACCGACCCGCTCGTCTCCCGCACCCGCAGTTCACGGGTGTCGGGGTCGAACTCGGACAGGTAGGCGAGATCGGCGCCCATCATCTCGTGTGCGCGCTGGACGAGCCGCACCAGCACGGCGTCGCTGTCACGGAGCTCTGCGAGTTCCCGAGCGCTGGAGAACAGAGCCGACAGCTCGTGCTCTCGCCGACGAAGCCGTGACAGCTCCCGCTGCGAGCGGTGCACGCTATCGGCGATCTCGGCAGCCTGGTTCTCGGACGCTCCGATGCGGCGCACGCATCGCTGACGTCGGTCGGGCCGACGGACTCAGCATCGTAGGCGGCGTTCAGAAGGACCGTGATCGCTTCGGAATCGTCGCGCATCCGGGCTCCTTCCTCGTGAGGTCGCGCCTGGGTTCGCACGACTCCCGTGTCGAGCATGTCACGTTCTGCGAGCACCACGAGAGGCCTCAGCGCTGCTCCTCTGCGCGGCGAGCGGTGCGCAGCAGCGCCTGCGCGAGATCGGGCCACAGCTCGTGGGGGATGAGGTGTCCCATGTCGGGCTGCACCTGCAATTCCGATCCTGCGATCGCCTCGGCGATGTCGACCGCCGAGAACCAGTGCAGCACGTCGTCCTCGCGGCCATGGAACACCAGCGTCGGCACGGTCACCTTCCGCAGATCCTCGAGTCGCTCCGGCGCGCGGCGCAGGGCCGCCCACTGACGTGCGTAGCCCTCGGGCGCGTAGCCGCGGTCGTAGGCCTCGCCCGCCTTCGCGATGTGCCATTGCACCTGCGGGTCGTATCGGCCTCGCGGCGCGGAGGTCACCGCCGCCTCCGCGAAGGCCACGGCTTGCTCACGCGTCACACGCACTGGAGCCGCGAGCAGCTCGGGGCGCTCCCCGTGCAGCACGTACCGCGGGCTGCGCCCGGGGATCGTCGACAGCAATCCGAGACTGCGGACGCGTTGGGGATGCCGGATCGCCACCGTCTGCGCCATCATCCCGCCCATGGAATGCCCGGCCATATGCGCCGAGTCCACGCCGAGCTCGTCGAGGATGCGCACGATGTCGTCGCCCATGTCTGCCAGGTCGTAGCCGCCGTCGACGTCTTCCTCGCCGCCGAAGCGCTCGGAGAACCCGGTGTCGCGGTTGTCGAAGCGGACGACGCGCAGACCGCCGTCGGTGAGGTGTGCGATGAACTCCTCGTCCCAGCTCAGCAACTGGGCTCCGCCGCCCGAGACGAGCACGAGCAGCGGATCCGCCTCGGAGCCGAACACCTCGTAGTAGAGCCGGACTGGGGCGGACTCGGTGTAGGGCATCGGGGCCTCCTCGGGGCTCGCGTCGTCGCTGCGTCCTGCGAGTCTAGATCTGCGCTGTCGACGGAGGAGTGTGTCCTTCTCATATACCCGCATGCGTTCAATGAGCGATCCATCCATCGTCGCTCGCGGATCCCGCTTCTAGTGTCGACGGTGACCCGCAGCGCCGAGGACCCGGCGTCTGCCCACTAAGGAAGGTGGCCGATGCCGACCAACAGCCGAATCTCAGGTCTGCGCGACCACACCCCGCAGGAGCGGCTCGCGCTCGTCGCCGAGGGCGCAGGTCTCGAAGCGAGTGCTCTCGATGCGCTCGGCACCGAGAGCGGGCTGTCGCTCGCGCAGGCAGACCACATCATCGAGAACGTCGTGGGACTGATCGGCGTCCCCGTCGGGGTCGCCACGAACTTCACCATCGACGGCACCGATCGGCTGATCCCGATGGCCACCGAGGAGCCCAGCGTCGTCGCGGCGGCCTCGAACGCAGCACGCATGGCGCGCGACCACGGCGGCTTCACCACCTCGTACACCGGCGACGTCATGATCGCGCAGATCCAGGTGCTCGACGCGGTCGATCCGCACGGCACGCGCTTCGCACTGCTGGAGGCGCGTGACGAGGTCCTGGCGCTGGCCAACGAGCAGGATCCGATGCTGGTCTCGCTCGGCGGCGGCGCCTTCGACATCTCGGTGCGGGTTCTGCCCACACGGGCCGGCGCTCAGGTCATCGTGCATCTGCATGTGGACGTTCGGGACGCCATGGGGGCGAACGCCGTGAACACGATGGCCGAGGCGATCGCTCCGCGCATCGCCGAGATCGCCGGCACCAGAACCCTCCTGCGCATCCTCACCAACAAGGCCGACCTTCGTCTCACCCGCGCCCGGGCCGTCTTCGACGCCGAACTCCTCGGCGGTGCGCAGGTCGCGGACGACATCGTCGCCGCCAGCGCCTT
It includes:
- a CDS encoding hydroxymethylglutaryl-CoA reductase, degradative, which codes for MPTNSRISGLRDHTPQERLALVAEGAGLEASALDALGTESGLSLAQADHIIENVVGLIGVPVGVATNFTIDGTDRLIPMATEEPSVVAAASNAARMARDHGGFTTSYTGDVMIAQIQVLDAVDPHGTRFALLEARDEVLALANEQDPMLVSLGGGAFDISVRVLPTRAGAQVIVHLHVDVRDAMGANAVNTMAEAIAPRIAEIAGTRTLLRILTNKADLRLTRARAVFDAELLGGAQVADDIVAASAFAEADPYRAATHNKGIMNGITAVVLATGNDTRAVEAGCHSHAARTGRYSALSQFEKDADGNLVGTLEVPLAVGLVGGATRAHPTAQASVKLLGVETARELASVIAAVGLAQNLAACRALAAEGIQRGHMTLHARTVAASAGADVDEIGEVAARIVADRKIRVEHAREILAELRAGRGSV
- a CDS encoding alpha/beta fold hydrolase: MPYTESAPVRLYYEVFGSEADPLLVLVSGGGAQLLSWDEEFIAHLTDGGLRVVRFDNRDTGFSERFGGEEDVDGGYDLADMGDDIVRILDELGVDSAHMAGHSMGGMMAQTVAIRHPQRVRSLGLLSTIPGRSPRYVLHGERPELLAAPVRVTREQAVAFAEAAVTSAPRGRYDPQVQWHIAKAGEAYDRGYAPEGYARQWAALRRAPERLEDLRKVTVPTLVFHGREDDVLHWFSAVDIAEAIAGSELQVQPDMGHLIPHELWPDLAQALLRTARRAEEQR
- a CDS encoding GAF domain-containing protein, with product MRRIGASENQAAEIADSVHRSQRELSRLRRREHELSALFSSARELAELRDSDAVLVRLVQRAHEMMGADLAYLSEFDPDTRELRVRETSGSVSASLPSLRVPPGRGLVSAVVESRSPQWVSDYSSYTKERHDSGVDEAVSAEGLVSMLGVPMLTSDDVLGVLFVGNRAEKSFSPEEVSLLSALADHASVILQTTQTLRSLQESEDASRRNLQSLTAHLVERDRANTVHQELVQAVLAGGGFGPVAETLASALGRAVAILDDHDQIIAAAGLPLAPGMLEPDAAIHDAIAESRRSGHCVAVAGSGVRAVAALSAGKRHFGAMLLGDGEFELGAVDFRTVERAAQVGALLELQQEAASGADQRVRSELITDLLDDVPERRSDVERRARRLGVDLQLLDTLLLLAVPGDQQTAAARALSRHLDERTLVGEHRGFIVVAYSSAQDALEPEPERLRTHVEAAIRHPVSLVVPRSATAALPDAFVSAMRTARLLTALEITGMTVQVDEFLPYSAILDTDSHALGAFLRDTIGAVRTYDAERGADLLGTLRAFVRNNASPTRTARALNFHTNTILQRLDRLDHVLGADWREDERMFRLGIAVRLDELRERLQRR